The DNA segment cACCTGACAAGACCTGCGCTAGAACAATTTTGAATCTGAAATATCGGTACTCATCAGAATTTATAGTCATTTCGagcatataatttttatatattgGAGACTATTGAATCAGACCGTTATTGGCAGACACTCTATGAAAAGGACCAATGTCTCATCATAAACTTACCTTATTTTCTGTTTCAACTTCGAGGCTGAGGTATACAGGTTGACTGTCTCATTTTCAAATTCTCATAAACCTTCAAATTCAAACTGAATATTCACAATTCAAAATCTATTGCACTTAAGCtttaaaaattcgaaaatcatACTGTTCCATAATTTGAACGAAATCAGCTCCAGTAGATTCGATCAACTTGAATTCGTCGATAGCTCGTCCACTCGTCCAAAAATCTTGGTGGGGTGATCCTCTGGACACACCTCCTTTCAATGGCTTGCTTGCCGGGGCCATCCTGCAGCTGGAATTCAAACTGTCAAACATCTTGTCCATAAAAAGGATCAGCTCTGCAGTGTCCACACTTTTTGGGGTTAATCTGTTCTCATCTTCAATGTCTGTAAAATATTAAAGTCATGAACACATATATTTCTACAGTTACCACAATGTAATCAAATTGCTATTCTTACAGTTGGTGACCTTAGGAAGTCAAtggtgaaataataaaaaaaaataagatatCTCACTCCATAACGCAATCCGCTTCATTAGAGACCCAACTTGATAACTGAAAACCTGTGTGCAGCAGGATACCTTCATTTTTCTTATTCTACCTCTGATGCAATGTTGGTCAGTTAATTTAGGGCAGATACGATATATCTCTGATGAGTCGAGAAAATAAAATTGCTCTACATGAGCCAACTTGGCCACTCTATTTTTTCCTTCATGGAAAAAAATGGAGATCTTTAGTTAATAAATTGTTCCTAATTCCTTCGATTAGATGTGGAACATCAAACAaaggaattatttcaatattattaACTAAAAATCCAAAGTTTTCATCAGTTTTATTTTCTCTTAGGCAGAGCTGCTTCCTCTCCTTCAATAGTGCATTAATAGCTGCTACATTAGCACTCCCTTGATCGCAAACCGTACGAAATACTTCCAAACCAATGTCCTGGGAAGCCTGGATAATATCCTTTATCAATTTCTTCAAAACTACAGACTTCTCAGGACCACTGTAACAGATGGGCTGTTTCCAGTTCTTCTGTAATCCTTTCAGTAGGAAAACCAAAACATGATCTGCAATATCTGGCCTCCTCTCATAACCAGTGTTTGGAACCCCTTTGATGAGGTCTACTCCAGAATTATATTGTAATCCTGGAGTTATGGACATCTCATCAAACATCAGGACGCAGGTTCTGTCCTCTTCTACATCGATCAGGTTTTTGTTACCTCCACCTTTTTGGTATCCCATTATATTCCAGTAACCAGGCTCACCGTAACGGTCAGTGAAACCATCTTTGAAGGATGGTAGGTTCCATTTTTTATAATACTTAACAGTTCGTGTAGGGTCTAGTGTAAAAACGTCCATCTCGACATTCTTGCCTATTAATACGACGTAATCAACGCGGGAATCTATCTTACATATTTTCTCCAATCTATTGACCATCTCTTGGCCCGTAGCAAATAACGATTCAAGATCGGCTCCATACGCACCTAGGTCATTAATGCCATCTACATTACGACCATGTAGCATGACTATATACAGCATCCTAACCACGCGCTTATACGCTTGATAAGGACGCACGGTCACGGTTATTCCATGTCGCGTCATTTCGGTGGAGGCTCATAAGTGCATATTGGATATACAACGTCAGTGATAGGAGTGGAAACCATTCCAAAGAACTGGTCCCAGCCCTTTCCGCTATGAACGTCTCGTTTGATCACGTCTTCATCCGATAATCGGAACATGCAACGGAAGGATCGACCATCCTCGCTATAGTCAGCAGCGTTACGATGATGCTTATGATCCCAGTTTCCTTCTATGCTTCTTAGGGAGGTGGAGAACCCCCGATAAACGGGTAGCGTCCCTACGGAAGCAAGTCCGTTATCTACAAATGGAAAATCAACAATCAATTCGCAATTTCCTATGCACGTCGTAAGGTCAAAATGACCCTCGTGATTTTCATCAGCTGCCGCTTCATTCTGGATAAAGATGTCGCAGTTCGACGGCCGTACTAAGCCAgaaccgttgccacaactagtGCTACGGATAAcaatatgactttagccttgcggctttcacactcctctccagaggaaaattcacttatcccagatatctcagaaaTCAAAAGGATTaggctctgttggagccctttccaggttttagggctcgtggtggtggtcgggtccgggtcgctcctcggctccctgctgtaggttggattcctgctccatccgcacttcctgtcggagcagacggtgttcctctgcattccccatgtacttgcgtacagttctcgccgttccgagcagtaccgccttctgcatgactttataaatattttcgtccaactgaagttttctcaagttctctagtagtttcttcggtatcaggcctgtagatgaaatgacaatagggatggtctttatatctttcagcttccactgtcttctggtttgttcctcgagatctctgtattttgaaatttcttcagTGTGTCTacctagaagattgttattatttataTCTAATGTATATCTAATGCAGGGTCCGAAGTAGCGAATGCGGTATTCCGTTGCGCACAATGAAACTTAGCTTCGAGCTGGAGATTAGCTGCTAACTGCACTGTTTCGATGTCTTGTAATATATTAGTGGTGGGTACTTTACAGGCGTTAACGAGCGTCTCATCAGTCTTGGCGGCAACTTCAGGAAGTTTATGTGTTGAAATTTCGACTTCCTGAACGGGCTTGACAACTTGCAATgacgattattattattattattggcaTGTGCAGAATTAGAACTACTACAAAAAATAAATCCGTTTAAGATCATAGGAAATATGTGAATCTGTGCAACAAATATAATACATTTGAAGCatgttgataaaaaaaaaattgattggaGCCTTAAAAATGTTACCTTCTTCAACACAACTGCTCTCCAAGGCAAATAGGCATTTATTACTGGGTTTATTACCCAGAAGAGCATCAAtctcataaaaaaatttgaacccTCTTGGGGGCTCTTCTGGACCTATTTTTCTGGTCTTTTGCCATTTTGTAACTTCTAAACAGGGATTTCCATTTATTTTGTATCATGTTTGAATCTACTGAAAATCCCTGCCTTAGCAAGTCATTACTGATGTTCTCAAATacagatttcttttttttttggatggCTCAGGTTCTTATAATGAGCCTCCATCGATTTTATCAAAGATATTACCATGGTTTACTGCCATGGTACATGCGATTCCTGAAAAATGGAACATTAAATCGTATTTCGTCTAAAATTTTCTATTTGCTTTGTTCTCAGGCTCTGGCAATGTTGGCTCATATACTTCAGTTGACCCTTCACCTTGCAAGAAGTTTTGGACCAATTCCATTAGGAATTGGTGATCTTATATATAAGAGT comes from the Coccinella septempunctata chromosome 2, icCocSept1.1, whole genome shotgun sequence genome and includes:
- the LOC123308113 gene encoding uncharacterized protein LOC123308113; its protein translation is MKVSCCTQVFSYQVGSLMKRIALWNIEDENRLTPKSVDTAELILFMDKMFDSLNSSCRMAPASKPLKGGVSRGSPHQDFWTSGRAIDEFKLIESTGADFVQIMEQYDFRIFKA